One stretch of Candidatus Palauibacter polyketidifaciens DNA includes these proteins:
- a CDS encoding type II toxin-antitoxin system VapC family toxin: MIVTPDASVILKWVLPGDDEQDTDVALALRDEAAAGALDLIVPQLWIYEVGNTLARRFPGDAEALLASLADFGLAEARLDSNWRRRAVSLSVTYEVAFYDAAYHAVALGLGGVFVTADERYVRRASRAGSISSLRLWQAG, translated from the coding sequence GTGATCGTCACGCCGGACGCATCGGTTATTCTCAAGTGGGTTCTTCCCGGCGACGACGAGCAGGATACGGACGTCGCGCTCGCGCTGCGTGACGAGGCGGCGGCGGGGGCCCTCGATCTGATCGTTCCTCAACTCTGGATCTACGAGGTGGGCAACACGCTGGCGCGGCGGTTTCCGGGTGACGCGGAAGCGCTCCTGGCATCCCTGGCCGACTTCGGCCTGGCGGAGGCGCGGCTTGACTCGAACTGGAGAAGGCGCGCCGTGTCTCTGTCCGTGACGTACGAAGTCGCGTTCTACGACGCGGCGTACCATGCCGTGGCGCTGGGCCTCGGCGGTGTGTTCGTCACGGCGGACGAGCGATACGTGCGTCGCGCCTCGAGGGCCGGGAGCATCTCCTCGCTACGGCTCTGGCAGGCCGGCTGA
- a CDS encoding cation:proton antiporter → MDFELIAIALGDVVWIALAFVLGLLSRAVGLPPMVGFLATGFALNLYGIASGEVLQKLSDLGITLLLFTVGLKLNLRTLARPQVWAVAGLHMSIAVAGFAAAIGLLTLSGTPLVSGLGLTQSLLIAFALSFSSTVFVVKVLEEKGATASLAGRLAVGILIVQDLAAVAFLAASANAWPSPWALLLLLLIPARPLLALVLDRVGHGELLVLYSLLLALGGAEVFELVGLKGDLGALVLGVLVARHQKAEEVASTMFGFKNLFLLGFFLSIGLSGPLTAEALLAGAALTPLVLVKSALFFGLFTRFRLRARTSLRASLTLANYSEFGLIVAALGVANGWLDGHWLIVLAIALSLSCAIAAVLNAVAHRIYQRYRVAWTRFERSEHLADERPLDIGDARIAVLGMGRIGTAAYDHMQRLHGGAIIGVDSDPLKVRQHLSEGRNVLLGDPRDGDFWDRVRSTRPLDVVMLALPNRAAKLAVLDRIGASAFEGRIAAAVRFPDEIEAMNEAGASILFNLSAEAGAGFAAHVAAQIPPLGRTGGDAPDTSPGQPSRTTVT, encoded by the coding sequence ATGGACTTCGAGTTAATCGCCATCGCCCTAGGAGACGTTGTCTGGATCGCCCTTGCCTTCGTCCTGGGCCTGCTGTCCAGAGCCGTCGGGCTGCCGCCAATGGTCGGGTTTCTGGCCACCGGGTTCGCGCTCAATCTGTACGGAATCGCCAGCGGGGAAGTGCTGCAGAAACTGTCGGATCTCGGTATCACCCTGCTGCTGTTCACGGTCGGGCTCAAGCTCAACCTTCGAACCCTCGCGCGCCCGCAGGTGTGGGCCGTCGCCGGGCTGCACATGTCGATTGCCGTCGCGGGTTTCGCGGCCGCCATCGGTCTCCTGACGCTCTCGGGAACCCCGTTGGTCTCCGGCCTCGGCCTTACCCAGTCACTGCTGATCGCGTTCGCGTTGAGCTTTTCCAGCACGGTCTTCGTCGTGAAGGTGCTGGAGGAGAAGGGGGCAACGGCCTCGCTGGCCGGGCGGCTCGCGGTGGGCATCCTCATTGTGCAGGACCTGGCCGCGGTCGCCTTTCTCGCGGCCTCGGCGAACGCATGGCCCAGCCCCTGGGCGCTTCTGCTTCTGTTGCTGATTCCGGCCCGGCCGTTGCTGGCGCTCGTCCTCGACCGGGTGGGCCACGGCGAACTCCTCGTACTGTACTCGCTGCTGCTCGCCCTGGGCGGCGCGGAGGTGTTCGAGCTGGTCGGGTTGAAGGGAGACCTGGGCGCGCTCGTGCTCGGCGTTCTCGTCGCCCGCCACCAAAAGGCCGAAGAGGTGGCGAGTACCATGTTCGGGTTCAAGAACCTATTCCTGCTCGGCTTCTTCCTGTCCATAGGACTCTCGGGGCCGCTCACGGCGGAAGCACTTCTTGCCGGCGCGGCCCTCACGCCCCTCGTGCTCGTGAAGTCGGCGCTGTTCTTCGGTCTGTTCACGAGATTCAGGCTGCGGGCGCGGACCTCGTTACGCGCTTCCCTGACCTTGGCCAACTACAGCGAATTCGGGCTCATCGTCGCGGCCCTCGGGGTTGCCAACGGATGGCTCGACGGTCACTGGCTGATCGTTCTCGCGATCGCCCTGTCCCTCTCCTGCGCCATTGCGGCAGTGCTCAACGCCGTCGCCCACCGGATCTACCAACGATACCGCGTGGCGTGGACGCGCTTCGAGCGATCCGAGCACCTCGCCGATGAACGGCCGCTCGACATCGGAGACGCGAGGATCGCCGTACTCGGCATGGGCCGCATCGGCACGGCGGCCTACGACCACATGCAGCGGCTTCACGGCGGGGCCATCATCGGCGTGGACTCCGATCCCCTCAAGGTGCGACAACACCTGTCGGAGGGCCGCAACGTGCTGTTGGGCGATCCGCGCGACGGGGACTTCTGGGACCGCGTTCGGAGCACCCGGCCGCTCGATGTCGTCATGCTGGCCCTGCCGAATCGCGCCGCCAAACTCGCCGTTCTGGATCGCATCGGCGCCTCTGCCTTCGAGGGCCGGATCGCCGCCGCCGTCAGGTTTCCGGATGAGATCGAAGCCATGAATGAGGCCGGGGCGTCGATACTGTTCAATCTCTCGGCCGAAGCCGGGGCGGGATTCGCCGCGCACGTGGCGGCGCAGATTCCACCTCTCGGCCGCACGGGAGGGGATGCCCCGGACACCTCTCCCGGTCAGCCCTCGCGGACAACCGTCACTTGA